Part of the Synergistales bacterium genome is shown below.
CTGTCCCATCGCTCAGACATCCTCCTCTTCCTTCCGCAGCATCCCCACCGCCAGCGAGGCGGCACCCAGCAGCGCCGCATCGTCGCCCAGAGAGGCAGCGACAAGGGGAACCCGCCCTTTCAGCGGAGAGGCCAGACAGGGCTCCACCCGACGCTGCAGGGCCTCGACCAGCCCCTCCGCCCGGCTCATCCCGCCACCCAGCACCACGGCCTCGGGGTCCAGAAGATGGACGATGGAGGCAATCCCCCGGGCCAGCAGATCCAGCGTCTCTTCCCAGATCGCGCCGGGGCCCTCCTCGTCCCGCCTCTTCCAGAGCGCTTCCGCGTCCGGCGGGAGCCCCCGCGCGCGGGCCTTCCTCTCGATGGCGTCGGCGGCGGCCAGGGTCTCCAGATGCCCCTTGCCGCCGCATCCGCAGGGGGCGTCGCCGCC
Proteins encoded:
- a CDS encoding ROK family protein; translation: GGDAPCGCGGKGHLETLAAADAIERKARARGLPPDAEALWKRRDEEGPGAIWEETLDLLARGIASIVHLLDPEAVVLGGGMSRAEGLVEALQRRVEPCLASPLKGRVPLVAASLGDDAALLGAASLAVGMLRKEEEDV